The Thermomicrobiales bacterium genome includes the window GCGCGCTATGACATCCCGCTGGCGGTGCATGCGCTGGAGCGTGGGCGGCTGGAGGATCCGGGGGACACACCGGTGCCGATTGCTCCTGCCCAGGTCGATCGCGAGCTGGCGGACGGTGATGTGCTGCACCTGGGCAACTGGACCTGCACTGTCATCCACACTCCCGGCCACAGCCCCGGTCAGATCTCGCTATATTTCGCCGACAATACGATGCTCTTTGGTGGTGACACGCTCTTCCCGAACGGCTATGGGCGCGTCGATATCCCTGGCGCGAGCGAGGAGCAGACGCTCGCAACCATCCGCCGCTTGCTTGAGCTGCCTGACGAGGTGAGGGTGCTGAACGGGCACGGCGAAGCGACGACGATCCGCCGTGAACGACCATGGATGCGCCACGTCGCCGAGACGGGCGAACTGCTGAGTTAGTGACGGTACGCTGAGATGCACATCACCTTCCTTGGGACCGGCACCAGCAATGGTGTTCCGATGATCGGCTGCCAATGCGCCGTCTGCCGCTCGACCGACCCGCACGACAAACGCATGCGCTCGTCGGTCGTCGTCGGTGTCGACGGGCAGACGATCCTGATCGACACGACACCGGAGTTGCGCCTGCAAGCGCTCGCCAACGGTATCTGCCACATCGACGCCGTCGTTTTCACGCACGCACACGCCGACCACGTCGCCGGTTTCGACGATCTGCGCAGCTTCAACTTCCTCAGTCAGGCACCGTTGCCGGCCTACGCCGACAGGTTTACTGCCGACCTGCTGCGCGAGCGCTTCGCATATGCCTTCGAGAACCCGTTCCCGTTCTATGGCGGCAAGCCGGATCTCGACCTGCATGCTTTCGAAGATGAGTTCGCGATTGGTCCGACAGTCCTGCGACCATTCCCGGTGACGCACGGACGCTGGACGGTAATGGGCTTCCGGATCGGCAAGCTCGTCTACCTGACCGACGCGAAGGTGATCCCAGACTCGTCGCTGGATGTCATGCGTGGCGCGGAGGTCGTCGTTATCAATGGGCTGCGGCAGACCCCGCACCCGGTGCATCTCTCGATCCCCGAGGCGCTGGAGGTGATTGCCGAGATCGGGCCGCAGCGCGCCTATCTGACGCACCTTTCGCACGATGTCCCGCACGCGGCCACGAACGCGCAGCTCCCGGACGGCGTCGAGCTGGCCTATGACGGACTGACCGTGTCGATCGACGATGGCGTTTGATCCAGCCGCGAAGGCGCTGCGGGATCGCTTCTTCGAGAGTCTGTCCGATCTGGAGTGGATGCGACGGCGCGGCGTCTTCGGGCGTCCCGCACTCAGCGTCCCCGGTACGCTCTTCGCGTTCTTCTACGCCGATCGGATTGTCGTCAAGGTCTCGCCGGAATTGCGCCTGAACCTGCTGGAGAGTGACGACGTCTACGAGTGGGTACCCGAAGGCAGCGGCTTGCGCTCCTTTGGTGAATGGATCGCCGTGCCGATCGCGGGTCGCTCAGATAGTCACCTGCGCGACGTCCTGCGCGATGCATACGCCCGCGCGGCGAACATCACCGACTCCTCGATGGACCCGCCGGACGAGCTGTAGTGTGAACCACGAGGGCCGGCAGGGGTTAATCTTGTCGGCCCTCGTTGCTTCTGA containing:
- a CDS encoding MBL fold metallo-hydrolase, with the protein product MHITFLGTGTSNGVPMIGCQCAVCRSTDPHDKRMRSSVVVGVDGQTILIDTTPELRLQALANGICHIDAVVFTHAHADHVAGFDDLRSFNFLSQAPLPAYADRFTADLLRERFAYAFENPFPFYGGKPDLDLHAFEDEFAIGPTVLRPFPVTHGRWTVMGFRIGKLVYLTDAKVIPDSSLDVMRGAEVVVINGLRQTPHPVHLSIPEALEVIAEIGPQRAYLTHLSHDVPHAATNAQLPDGVELAYDGLTVSIDDGV
- a CDS encoding MmcQ/YjbR family DNA-binding protein; protein product: MAFDPAAKALRDRFFESLSDLEWMRRRGVFGRPALSVPGTLFAFFYADRIVVKVSPELRLNLLESDDVYEWVPEGSGLRSFGEWIAVPIAGRSDSHLRDVLRDAYARAANITDSSMDPPDEL
- a CDS encoding MBL fold metallo-hydrolase, coding for MTEPDGLSAIQVPAGPLATNAWVIVERAGQTAFIVDAPPESIDLIDRALASVDAKPVMLILTHTHWDHIGDAEAVRARYDIPLAVHALERGRLEDPGDTPVPIAPAQVDRELADGDVLHLGNWTCTVIHTPGHSPGQISLYFADNTMLFGGDTLFPNGYGRVDIPGASEEQTLATIRRLLELPDEVRVLNGHGEATTIRRERPWMRHVAETGELLS